The genomic stretch acgtgaagtcagttcagacactgccagcctgagtcaggtcattcccctcatcaggattttgcagaagaagctggagacattgaaggaggagctaatactgagcgattccgctaggcatgtgggacttgtggatggagcccttaatttgcttaacaaggattcacgggtggtcaatccgttgaaatcagaccactacattttggccaccgtgctcgatcctagatttaaaacctaccttggatctctctttccagcagacacaagtctgcaggggttcaaagaactgctggtgagaaaattgtcaagtcaagcggaacgcgacctgtcaacatctcctccttcacattctcccgcaactgggggtgcgaggaaaaggctctgaattccgagcccacccgctggcggtgatgcagggcagtctggagcgactgctgatgctgacatctggtacggactgaaggacctgccaacgattacggacatgtcgtctactggcactgcatatgattctctctccattgaaagaatggtggaggattatatgagtgaccgcatccaagtaggcacgtcagacagtccgtacgtatactggcaggaaaaagaggcaatttggaggcccttgcacaaactggctttattctacctaagttgccctcccacaagtgtgtactccgaaagagtgtttagtgccgccgctcaccttgtcagcaatcggcgtacgaggttacttccagaaaatgtggagaagatgatgttcattaaaatgaattataatcaattcctccatggagacattcaccagcagcaattgcctccacaaagtgcacagggagctgtgatggtggattccagtggggatgaattgataatctgtgaggagggggatgtacacggtgatgaatcggaggatgatgatgaggtggacatcttgcctctgtagagccagtttgtgcaaggagagattaattgcttcttttttggtgggggtccaaaccaacccgtcatttcagtcacagtcgtgtggcagaccctgtcactgaaatgatgggttggttaaagtgtgcatgtcctgtttatacaacataagggtgggcccaaggacaattccatcttgcacctcttttttctttcatttttctttgcgtcatgtgctgtttggggagtgttttttggaagggccatcctgcgtgacactgcagtgccactcctagatgggccaggtgtttgtgtcggccactagggtcgcttatcttagtcacacagctacctcatagcgcctcttttttttcttctttgcgtcatgtgctgtttggggagtattttttggaagggccatcctgcatgacactgcagtgccactcctagatgggccaggtgtttgtgtcggccactagggtcacttatcttagtcacacagctacctcattgcgcctctttttttctttgcgtcatgtgctgtttggggagtgttttttggaagggccatcctgcgtgacactgcagtgccactcctagatgggcctggtgtttgtgtcggccacttgggtcgctgagcttagtcatccagcgacctcggtgcaaattttaggactaaaaataatattgtgaggtgtgaggtgttcagaatagactgaaaatgagtggaaattatggttattgaggttaataatactttgggatcaaaatgacccccaaattctatgatttaagctgttttttagggttttttgaaaaaaacacccgaatccaaaacacacccgaatccgacaaaaaaaatttggtgaggttttgccaaaacgcgttcgaacccaaaacacggccacggaaccgaacccaaaaccaaaacacaaaacccgaaaaatttccggtgcacatctctattctctcagggatctattcatgaagcagtgataaaagtggagaagtgagccagtggagaagttgcccatagcaaccaatcagctttgaagtaacatttattatttgcatactattcaattgtacggagaagttgattggttgccatgggcaatttccccACAGGCTCACTACTCCACTCATCACTTCTTCGTGAATAAACCCCTCAGATGGTAAAAGCCAGCACCTGCCTCACTCACACTCTCACTCCCACGCACGCTCTTTTATCAGTTTCAGGTGATTGCTTCCTTTTTCCTCTACCCACTGATGGGTGAGATACAGTAGCTGTACATATAATGGCCAGGTCACCCGGGTTTGTAGTAGAGTTGAATTTTCCCCGGGGGGTGGCCGGGCAGAAACAGGCAGATTATATTGCTTCAAAGTCGgccatatttgtacacccatttgaAGCTACTCTGAGTACACCCCATGCAGGTGGCTACTGATCGtgagcaacaaattgaaatgccctatctttaaaatggggcatattttactaaatttaaaaaaacctttaactttctgaaaaaccttaaccatAAAATGCACTACACTGAGACAAGCTCTATCGAACATAACAAAACCAAAGTCTTAATtcatcctctatcctgagttatgcctgtcCCCATCTCAGGAGTTCCTTataggagaattccgtttgttcgattcagcctttatATAAGGGCACGACTGTGCCCTTATAATAAGCCAagacaggggcgtaactagactttgtgggccccatagcaaaaaatGTTAAGGGCCCCTCCCAACTCAGGTCTCCACCAGAGTGGGTATGGCTAGCAGAagcgtaactagggtctttggtgcTCAGGGCATGTTGAAGAATGCCCTcctcccccacaaaaaaaaatcatgcacttccaaaaaaggggcatggtcagctgGGGATGGGCATTATCACTGTTTTGGTGAGTAACTGaaagagacacatggggcagagagagagggttaCATTGGAAAGAGAACgagaaaccaggggcagagagagagagagagagagagatggagacatgagagagaaaggatcaggagcagagagagagagagagagagagagagagagagagagaccagggacagtGAGAGGGACACATGGGAGAGTGAGACAGAGACCAAGGCCAGAGAgaggagacatgggggagagagagaggggggggagacagagagagacaccagagtcagagacagagagagaccagggtcagagagagactGGAAGACATGGGAAcgagagaggtggaggagacagagacagaccggggcagagagagggaggcagaaaccatgggtagagagagagagggagacagacagagagagaccagggcccGAGAGAAACTGGGAGACATTGGGGAATAGAGAGAtggggagacatgggggagagagggggagacagagagagaccaggggcagggagACAGATGgaggccaggggcagagagagagaaagagaccagagccagagagagatggggatagagagagagagagagagagagagggggaaacagagagagactaGGGGCTGTTACAGAaagagagagaccagggacagtgagatagagagacagagaccaggggcagcaagagacagaccaggggcagtgagagatggagacatgagagagagagagaccaggggcagtgagagggaCACATGTGAATGAGGAAGACTGAGTCCAGggccagacagagagagagggagacatgggggagagagaggggggatatagagagatcaggggcagagacagtgagagacagcggcagaaagagagggagacatgggtcagagagaaactggaagacatggaagagagagaggtggtggagacagagacagaccaggggcagagagacagatggaggccaggggcagagagagagaaagcaaccagagccagagagagagagagagagggggaaacagagagagaccaggggctgttacagaaagagagagacagagagagaccagggacagttagatagagagacagagaccaggggcagcaagagacagaccaggggcagtgagagatggagacatgagagagagagagagagagagacaccaggggCAGTGAAAGGGACACATGGGAAAGAGGAAGATAGAGTCCAGggccagacagagagagaggggggggggatatcgagagatcaggggcagagacagtgagagaccagtggcagaaagagagggagacatgggtcagagagaaactggaagacatggaagagagagaggtggtggagacagagacagaccaggggcagagagagtgagACAGACAGACTAGGGCTAGAGAGGGACTGGGAGACATCTGGGAAaagagagaggaggagacagaaagcagggacagagagaccgtgagacatgggggagagaggaggagccagagaaagaacaggggcagagagagacagacagatggaGGCCAGGGGCAGAGAGATAGATGGGGAGACataggggagagagaaagggggaaacagagagagaccaggaaccattacagagagagagtgacagacagACCACGAGCagcgagagagtgacagagggaccggggcagcgagagagagaccaggggcagcgagagagtgtcagagagagaccagggacagtgagagagagaccagggacagcaagagagagaccagggacagcgagagagagagagagacagaccatggacagcgagagagacagaccATGGACAGCGGAAGAGACAGACCATGGACAGCGGAAGAGACAGGCCATGGACAGCGGGAGAGACAGACCATGGACAGCGGGAGAGACAGACCAtggacagcgagagagacagaccATGGACAGCAAGAGAGACAGATGGACCATGGACCGTGAGAGAGACAGACCATGGACAGTGTAAGAGAGAGACAGATACCAAGGGCAGCAAGatacagaccaggggcagagacagagagggagatagATACAGACCAgaagcagtgagagagagagagacagaccaggggcagagagagggagaaagagacagatacagatcaggggcagcgagagagagacagacaagggTCAGTTAGAgaaagacagaccaggggcagcgagagagagacacaTAGAGACCAGATGcagtaagagagagagacagacatggggcagagagagagagagaatgacagaccagcagcagtgagaaagacagACCATGGGCAGCAAGTGTGAGAACcacaccaggggcagcgagagaatgacagacagagagaccaggggcagcaagagaatgacaggcagagagactaggggcagcgagagaatgacagagagactaggggcagcgagagaatgacagacagagagaccaggggcagcgagagaatgacagacagagagactaggggcagcgagagaatgacagacagagagactaggggcagcgagagaatgacagagagactaggggcagcgagagaatgacagagagactaggggcagcgagagaatgacagagagactaggggcagcgagagaatgacagagagaccaggggcagcgagagaatgacagacagagagtccaggggcagcgagagaatgacagacagagagactaggggcagcgagagaatgacagagagaccaggggcagcgagagaatgacagagagaccaggggcagcgagagaatgacagacagagagtccaggggcagcgagagaatgaCAGACAGAGAGACTAGGGGCAGCGAGAGAATGACAGACAGAGAGACCACGGGCAGAGAGAATGACAGACAGAGAGACTAGGGCCAGCGAGAGAATGACAGACAGAGAGactaggggcagcgagagagatagACAGAGAGACCAGGGGTAGCGAAAGAGAAAGACAGACAAGGGCAgtgacggaactagagaatggAGGGCCCAggagcaacaatatgcattgggcccctctcaCTTATTGAAAATGACAGCACGCACCACAAAAAAAAActgttagtgggtgactgaagtaggggcgacagggagatagtgagagactgaagtaggggtgaaagggagatagtgggtgattgagacaggggtgaaagggagacacTGAGCGACTGagacgggtgacagggagatagtgagtggctgaggcaggggtgacagggatatagtgggtgactgaggcaggggtgacagggacatagttggTGACCGAagcaaggggtgacagggagatagtgggggactgaggcaggggtgacagggagatagtgggtgactgaggcaggggtgacagggacatagtgggtgaccgaagctaggggtgacagggagatagtgggggactgaggcaggggtgacagggagatagtgggtgactgaggcaggggtgacagggacatagtgggtgaccgaagcaaggggtgacaggtagagagtggaagactgaggcaggggtgattggtggagttggtgactgaggcaggggtgacagggacatagctgGTGACCGAagcaaggggtgacagggagatagtgggggactgaggcaggggtgacagggagatagtgggtgactgaggcaggggtgacagggacatagtgggtgaccgaagcaaggggtgacaggtagagagtggaagactcaggcaggggtgattggtagagttggtgactgaggcaggggtgacaagtagagagtgggtgactgaagcaggggtgacagggagatagtggatgacaggttgagagtgggtgactgaggcagggattacagagagatagtgggtgactgaggcaggggtgatagggacatagtgggtgacagggacatagtgggtgactgagtcaggggtgacagggagatagtgggtgactaaggcagggatgacaggtagatagtgggtgacaggcaggggtgacagagagatagtgggtgactaaggcagggatgacagagagatagtgggtgactgaggcagggatgataggtagatagtgggtgacaggcaggggtgacagggacatagtggatgactgaggcagggatgacaggtagatagtgggtgactggcaggggtgacagggacatagtgggtgactgaggcagggatgacaggtagatagtgggtgacaggaaggggtgacaggtagagagtgactgactgaggcagaggtgacagagagaaagtgtgcTTGAAGAAATGTGGCAGCCACAGTGTGCGACCCTGTCCCAGTGGTTTCGCTCcctggctccccactcacctcaccctgcGAGCACACCTCAGGAGGTGACAAACGGGATGAGAAGGCAGTcgcagcaccctccacatatgaTACTCTCCGCGATGTAACGGTCGGGCtggccctgtatatacacacacgcatagtAAAATACAGAcgcatagcaaaacacatatacacacgtatgacaaaacacacaagtagctaaacacacacagcaaaacaattgtacacacacacacacacacacacacatagcaaaatacgcatacagctaaacacacacactctggtacttACATACTTTACGCCTCCTGGCTGGCTCTCTGGCTCTGGGAAGGCTCTTCACGGCAGCTGCTCAGTCCCCtgactccctcctccttctcccagcATGTAGTGTGGGCCATCAGCAGGAACTGACAGCAACAGCAGTGCGGtgtcgggttgaagggtgatgtgatcacttgTAATACCCGGAATTTGAGACTTGTGACTGTGATAAAAAAAgaggtatcaaggtagaaaaacggCCAGCTGTGGGAAACAGGACCATTGGGAACAGTGCACCCGGAGGGGTACCTGGAGGTCATAGAGACCCAGAGGAGAGAGACTAGACAGACGGTGTGTCCTCGCGCGACTGGCGGGACACATACGGGGCAGAGAGGAGAGAAGATAAAAGGGGAGCGATTGAAGGGTGGCGCGCGTTCTGCTGAAGGAGCTGAGAGCAGGGAAGGACGGAGTGCTGGGGAGCGCATTGAGGAAAAGACGCGGCACAGAGAGACCGGCCTGCGGACATCCAAAAGAGGATCCCCGTGAGTGGCTTACCCCTAGTCAGCGACACGAGATCCCGGAGTGCAGAGCGGAGTGAAGGGAGCAGGAAGCCGGCCGTCACCATTTACACAGCGGTGACGCAGCGGGAGAAGTCCACCCATCAAATCGTGAGTGACAGGGCACACGATACACCCACCACCACGGTGGAAGTTCACCCTGGGGACAGATTACTCGGGGAAGTAATGAGTGACTGTATTTGACACACAGTGGAGGCGGATCACGataagacagagaaagagagagaggacaggAAAGCCAGTACAGTCAGAAAGATCTGCCATGAGCCCCAAGATAATGagacatctcccttctctcaccctgAATAGTTATTAAAGTTTGGTCCACGCCATCAGAGAAGCAATAGTATCTTAACTGCCCTTCGCACTTGACGGACAAAGCCTATGATAGATAGGTTACCTATAACTCCAATATTCATGCTCTGTACCGTGGTATAAATTAAGTGAAAAGTGAAACTGTCAGTATTGCAAGCCAGATCCCATCTATTTTCCCTCCGACCCTATGTTTTTCCCAATACTGTCCCAAAAACCACAGAGGTAACAGTCGAGTCGGACATTTTACCTCATCATTGTTTTAATTAAATGAGGTTAATAAGAAAGGGAACATCAGCACTCCTAAAGGGAGTAGTTTCAACAGTTGTCAGACGGTAACGACTGACACGACCCAGCAGTTATCCTACCCTATAGTCAATACCTGCGAGGACCGATAGCTGAGAGAGAGACAATATTATTTATTGCTAACAAGGAAGGTATAATCCCATAAGAAAGATACTGTTTCTACTGAGTTAGTTACCTCTGAAGTGGAAACACGGTGTAGCTGACATATTCTCCAGTGGATTACAAAATGATGGGATAGTGATCGTGACAGGAAAGGATCAGTACCCTTAATCTTTTAGAGGAACCCGCTTACTAGACAAAACAGGAAGCAAGAGACCACGAGGAGACTAACTAACCTATCAGACTGTTTTTGTGCACCAACGAAAAGAGCGCTCAGCTGAACTGGGGTAGATTCGGTTGGACTGTACCGGTTGTATGGGAATAGCCATATAGTATACCAACTTAAGAATAAGGTACACCTGTATAAATTGAAATATATTAGGTAAACCTTGAAATTGTGCAACCTTATTTATGCTTTGATATATTGAAAGTTGTTTGTGTTAGGGAACTAACCGTTATTTAGACCTTTCCAGTATCCGTGATAGAAGAGCACCACAATATTCCCGATTCCAGTTCAATAAATCATTTATCTTTAATGTATTCGTCTTCCAGTGTTGTAAAGTTTATCCATTTAGTCATAATTTATGCTCCAATTAGTCTAaaaatggcatatatatatattggaagtaTACTTCGGTCAGGAGTCCACACCTAAAGGAGTTCCGGCTCGGGATTAGGAAGAacctaaagaaagaaagagagagaaaagaacAGAAGGTAAATTATATACATCTGTCACAACATATCTGATACTTATCTCGAGAGGAAACACGAGCTTAGTAACCTACCAACATTCATCACACTCTCTGATTATTACATTGAAGTTTTTGTGAGATACTTACCTAAGTCACCCATCATATCCAATTCCTCAAGAGTGTTACATTAGATTAACTTTtagtggcgtcacgaacaggatgatGGTTGTGGTCTCTCCGTCTGTGTTGCGTGCCATAGAAAAGCAGTAAGCATTTGGATTGAAGTCGCTGCCCAAAGATACTATTACACCAGCATTGAGCATGTCCCTAGCTCGGGGTTGTTTAAGTCTTAGGATGTACGCAGTTGTAGGCAACAAAATGGCAGAACACTTTGCTGCAGCTAATGCAGCAATGCCTTCATCACTTATTTCCTCTAGGTGACTCACGGCATGAGCTCCTAAGTCTGCACCTAACTCAGCAGAATTCATGGGGTTCAGTTCATCGCCATGAAAGTTCAGATGTAAACCTATAGCTTGCCTAGCCTGTAGAATCCTTCTTGTGGACTCCAAGTCAAAGACTCCTTTTTCACAGAACACATCAATATTATCTACATGAATTTCACCATTCACTGCCATTCACTTCAGAGCAGGGAGATGATGTTCAATGATGTCATTGGTGGCTTCTTCTACTGTCTTTCCCTTTGGTACAGAATGTGCCCCGCAGTATGTAGGAGAGATGCCAATATCCATTTCTCTTTGTGCTCGCTCAATCACTCTCAGCATCTTCAGTTCAGTCTCCAGCTTCAAGCCATATCCACTCTTGCACTCAACTAAAGTGGTTCCGCATCTCAGCATGCGGTCCAGGCGCTGCCTAAAGCTGCAGAATAGCTCTTCCTCAGAAGCCGCTTCTGTGTGCTCTACTGTGAAATGGATCCCACCTCCAGCCTGATGGATATCCATGTACGTGGCACCTGCAAGCTTCATAGCAAATTCATGCACTCGATCACCAGCCCAG from Pseudophryne corroboree isolate aPseCor3 chromosome 5, aPseCor3.hap2, whole genome shotgun sequence encodes the following:
- the LOC134928936 gene encoding probable imidazolonepropionase; the encoded protein is MSLPLNPKPFLNGLTGKPVMVKLKWGMEYKGYLVSVDGYMNMQLANTEEYVDGALSGHLGEVLIRDGYIKAVGPTEVIRSEFSHVLFETVIDCSGKCVLPGFVDAHTHPVWAGDRVHEFAMKLAGATYMDIHQAGGGIHFTVEHTEAASEEELFCSFRQRLDRMLRCGTTLVECKSGYGLKLETELKMLRVIERAQREMDIGISPTYCGAHSVPKGKTVEEATNDIIEHHLPALK